In Plasmodium knowlesi strain H genome assembly, chromosome: 7, one DNA window encodes the following:
- a CDS encoding HSP90 co-chaperone p23, putative, protein MGDIYTKRHKYVNNGVVIYEWEQSIDEINIFINMNSRVVNKKDFDIDLKSKRIRIGLKGMESFLEGELSGLIDEECSYWFIEDNNLHILLTKVRKAETWSSVFKGHKCINAIDEDNTKKKILLERFQNEYPTFDFSSAAFNGQVPDARTFMGGLKY, encoded by the exons atgggtgACATTTATACGAAGAGACACAAATACGTAAACAATG GCGTCGTTATTTACGAATGGGAGCAGAGCATCGATGAGATAAACATTTTCATCAATATGAACTCCAGAGTGGTTAATAAAAAGGACTTCGACATCGACCTTAAGAGTAAGAGAATTCGAATTGGGTTGAAGGGAATGGAAAGTTTTTTGGAGGGGGAATTGTCCGGCCTCATCGACGAGGAGTGCTCATACTGGTTCATTGAAGACAATAATTTACACATCCTTTTAACCAAGGTGCGAAAGGCAGAAACATGGAGTAGCGTTTTTAAGGGGCACAAGTGCATTAATGCCATCGATGAAGATAacacgaagaaaaaaattcttttggAGCGCTTTCAGAATGAGTATCCCACCTTTGACTTCTCTTCAGCCGCGTTTAACGGCCAGGTACCAGACGCACGCACCTTTATGGGCGGACTGAAGTACTAG
- a CDS encoding replication termination factor, putative, whose product MGGDGGSLPQRVDLVRMKHKKLNESTGSLGYGKNTLVTVNQGRSNLKELREHYMSHCAISQESLKEPFFCCRRGYLYNTEHILSLILARQGKKKKKRKIEDSQYEAFAHIGSLKDLVLCKNKLNEENKLVCSISNEIINPSSGAMCLFSCGCVFSKKVFSHANIAKENACTACNTKFKPSDVIEIAKVNKPLIGTSEKKKKRKSEQVDKAERKDKSPADRKHHTQHNEQNSNK is encoded by the exons ATGGGGGGAGACGGAGGCAGTTTGCCCCAGCGGGTGGACTTGGTTCGAATGAAACACAAGAAACTGAATGAAAGCACGGGGAGCCTGGGCTACGGCAAAAATACCCTCGTGACGGTGAACCAGGGCAGAAGTAACTTGAAGGAGCTGAGGGAGCATTACATGAGTCACTGCGCGATATCGCAG GAATCGCTCAAAGAACCCTTCTTCTGCTGTCGCCGCGGCTACCTGTACAACACGGAGCATATCTTGAGCCTTATTTTGGCCAGGCAaggcaaaaagaagaagaaacgtAAAATAGAGGACTCGCAGTATGAGGCATTTGCTCACATCGGGTCTCTTAAGGACTTGGTGCTCTGCAAAAACAAATTGAATGAAGAGAACAAGTTGGTTTGTTCCATCTCGAACGAGATTATTAACCCCTCTTCCGGGGCCATGTGCCTCTTTTCCTGTGGCTGTGTGTTCTCCAAAAAGGTCTTCAGTCATGCGAACATTGCAAAA GAAAACGCATGCACAGCATGCAACACAAAATTCAAACCCAGCGATGTGATTGAAATTGCGAAGGTTAATAAACCCCTCATTGGAAcgagtgaaaaaaagaagaaaagaaaaagtgagcAAGTGGATAAGgcagaaaggaaagacaagAGCCCGGCGGATAGGAAGCACCACACGCAGCACAATGAACAGAATTCCAACAAGTGA